A segment of the Commensalibacter oyaizuii genome:
TATTCCCTATACCCATTGTAATATATGTGCCTCTGCCATTGCGATGAATAAAAAGATAACCCGTACTTTATTATCAGAAGCAGGCCTGCCCGTCGCAAAAGGCAAAGTTATCCCAGCAAAAGATTTGATAGATTATGATCCTCTCCCCCCCCCCTATGTTGTAAAACCTGTTCAAGAAGGATCATCGGTTGGGGTTTATATCGTTACCGAACATGATGATGCCGCCCGTCAAGAAAAACGTAAAACCATTAGTGAAAAATGGAATTTCGGTCCAGAGATGTTGATTGAAGAATTTATTCCTGGAAAGGAATTAACAGTCAGCGTCATGGATGATAAAGCCTTAACAGTTACTGATATTTCTTCCGCAGCACATATTTTTTATGATTATGATGCAAAATACACTGTTGGGGAATCTAATCATGTCTTGCCCGCACAAATTCATCCACAAGCATTCAAAGATGCACTGCTTTACGCTCAAAAAGCCCATCATATTTTAGGATGTTTCCCAACTTCCAGAACAGATTTTAGGTACGATATTACAAA
Coding sequences within it:
- a CDS encoding D-alanine--D-alanine ligase, which gives rise to MPAKHVTVIRGGISSEREVSLASGRNVIDALRQAGYTVTDLVANDDLGEIVRFLENHRPDVVFNALHGRFGEDGAIQGVLEWMNIPYTHCNICASAIAMNKKITRTLLSEAGLPVAKGKVIPAKDLIDYDPLPPPYVVKPVQEGSSVGVYIVTEHDDAARQEKRKTISEKWNFGPEMLIEEFIPGKELTVSVMDDKALTVTDISSAAHIFYDYDAKYTVGESNHVLPAQIHPQAFKDALLYAQKAHHILGCFPTSRTDFRYDITNESKEQPGKLYILEVNTQPGMTQTSLLPEQANFCNISYPELCAWLVEKASCRA